The following proteins are encoded in a genomic region of Arachis ipaensis cultivar K30076 chromosome B02, Araip1.1, whole genome shotgun sequence:
- the LOC107628470 gene encoding trihelix transcription factor GT-3b, producing MEGHQHHHQQPQQHLLQQILLPHHQQQQHNMIINVDGGGGISDRFPQWSIQETKEFLMIRAELDQTFMETKRNKQLWEVISNNMKEKGYHRSAEQCKCKWKNLVTRYKGCETMEPEALRQQFPFYNEIQAIFTSRSMQRMLWGEGEGTSKKNKTMQLSSEEEEEEEENNEESEEHQKGIRMRRKKKKAKISSGGNNKNSDFLNNLKEILEEFMRQQMQMEAQWMEAFESREKERRMKEMEWRQTMEALENERIMMDQRWREREEQRRVREEVRAQNRDELITTLLHKLQQQSEDDF from the exons ATGGAGggtcatcaacatcatcatcaacaaccacAACAACATCTTCTTCAACAAATTCTTCTACcccatcatcaacaacaacaacataataTGATAATAAACGTGGATGGTGGTGGAGGAATTAGTGACAGGTTTCCACAGTGGAGCATACAGGAGACTAAAGAGTTTCTAATGATCCGTGCGGAGCTTGATCAAACTTTCATGGAGACAAAGAGGAACAAGCAATTGTGGGAAGTCATATCCAATAATATGAAGGAAAAGGGTTACCATAGAAGTGCAGAACAGTGCAAGTGCAAATGGAAAAACCTTGTTACCCGCTATAAG GGATGTGAAACAATGGAACCAGAAGCATTGAGACAACAATTCCCATTCTACAATGAAATTCAAGCAATTTTCACATCAAGAAGCATGCAAAGAATGCTTTGGGGTGAAGGTGAAGGAACTTCAAAGAAGAACAAAACCATGCAACTCTcatccgaagaagaagaagaagaagaagaaaacaatgaaGAGAGTGAGGAACATCAAAAGGGTATTAGaatgagaagaaaaaagaagaaagcaaagatAAGTAGTGGTGGCAACAATAAGAATAGTGATTTTCTGAATAATTTGAAGGAGATTCTTGAGGAGTTCATGAGGCAACAGATGCAAATGGAGGCGCAATGGATGGAGGCGTTCGAGTCGAGGGAGAAGGAGAGGAGGATGAAGGAGATGGAGTGGAGGCAAACAATGGAGGCTTTGGAGAATGAGAGGATAATGATGGATCAAAGATGGAGAGAGAGGGAAGAACAAAGGAGGGTTAGGGAAGAAGTTAGGGCTCAAAATAGAGATGAACTAATCACAACCCTCTTACACAAACTACAACAACAAAGTGAAGATGATTTTTAG